The Pontibacillus halophilus JSM 076056 = DSM 19796 genome includes a window with the following:
- a CDS encoding diacylglycerol kinase: MKCARIIYNPTSGREAFKKELPEVLRRFEEAGFETSTHATTCEGDATKAAQYAVERNFDVVVAAGGDGTINEVINGLAPAENPPRLGIIPVGTTNDFARAINVPRHIQKAVSVILEGYVMPIDIGKVNDQYFVNIAGGGKLTELSYEVPSKMKTMLGQLAYYLKGIEMIPSFRPTSVRIEYDDNVYEGEIMLFLVSNTNSVGGFEKLAPDAKMDDGYFDLVIIKKVNIAELIRLATLAIKGNHLHDHSVLYAKAQRIKVETAEKMQLNVDGEYGGLLPGEFVNYYRHIEFFVPEGRWGEEQDSPL, translated from the coding sequence ATGAAATGCGCACGTATTATCTATAACCCGACCTCAGGCCGAGAAGCCTTTAAGAAGGAGCTCCCTGAAGTTCTGCGACGCTTTGAAGAAGCGGGCTTTGAGACGTCCACTCACGCAACAACGTGTGAAGGCGATGCAACGAAAGCTGCCCAATATGCTGTCGAACGTAACTTTGATGTTGTTGTCGCAGCGGGTGGGGATGGCACCATTAACGAGGTCATCAATGGTCTCGCGCCTGCCGAGAACCCACCGAGGCTCGGGATTATACCAGTAGGAACGACAAATGACTTTGCAAGAGCCATTAACGTTCCACGCCATATCCAGAAAGCGGTTAGCGTCATTTTAGAAGGCTATGTCATGCCTATTGATATCGGGAAAGTAAACGATCAATACTTCGTCAATATTGCCGGAGGCGGAAAGCTAACGGAACTGTCGTACGAAGTCCCGAGCAAAATGAAGACGATGCTCGGACAACTCGCTTATTACCTGAAAGGCATTGAGATGATCCCGTCCTTCCGCCCAACATCTGTACGCATTGAGTACGATGATAATGTGTACGAAGGGGAAATCATGCTCTTCCTCGTCTCCAACACAAATTCCGTTGGCGGCTTTGAGAAATTGGCCCCTGATGCAAAGATGGACGACGGCTACTTTGACCTCGTCATTATAAAGAAGGTCAACATCGCCGAACTGATTCGTCTTGCAACGCTTGCGATTAAAGGCAATCACTTACATGACCATTCTGTCCTGTACGCGAAAGCCCAGCGCATTAAAGTTGAAACAGCCGAGAAGATGCAGCTCAATGTAGACGGGGAATATGGCGGATTATTGCCCGGGGAATTTGTCAATTACTATCGCCACATTGAATTTTTTGTCCCTGAAGGTCGATGGGGAGAAGAACAAGACAGCCCATTGTAA
- the gatB gene encoding Asp-tRNA(Asn)/Glu-tRNA(Gln) amidotransferase subunit GatB: MNFETIIGLEVHVELKTDSKIFSPSPNAFGSEPNSNVNPIDLGYPGVLPVLNEEVVNYAMKAAMALNCEIASETKFDRKNYFYPDNPKAYQISQFDQPIGENGYIDIEVDGYTKRIGITRLHIEEDAGKLTHSGDGYSLVDYNRQGTPLVEIVSEPDIRTPKEAYAYLEKLKNIIQYTGVSDVKMEEGSLRADANISIRPYGQDEFGTKTELKNLNSFSYVQKGLEFEEKRQQEVLQKGGEILQETRRYDEQKKETVLMRVKEGSDDYRYFPEPDLVPLFVSDEWKERVRAEIPELPDARKARYINELNLPEYDAMVLTNNVHLSDFFEGTIAKGGDVKQASNWLMGEISAYMNKNYKELSELAITPEGLAKMIKLIEDGTISSKIAKKVATEMIENGGDPQQIVKDKGLVQISDEGQLREIIGGVLDENQQSIEDYKAGKDRAFKFLVGQTMKATKGQANPQVVNKIITEELEKR, translated from the coding sequence ATGAACTTCGAAACGATTATCGGACTAGAGGTCCACGTTGAGCTTAAGACAGACTCGAAAATCTTCAGTCCAAGTCCAAACGCGTTCGGTAGCGAGCCAAACTCGAACGTGAACCCAATCGACTTAGGTTACCCTGGAGTCTTGCCTGTCTTGAATGAAGAAGTCGTGAACTACGCAATGAAAGCCGCTATGGCACTGAACTGTGAAATTGCGTCAGAAACGAAATTTGATCGTAAGAACTACTTCTATCCAGACAACCCGAAGGCGTACCAAATTTCTCAATTTGACCAGCCAATTGGTGAGAACGGATATATTGATATTGAAGTAGACGGCTATACAAAACGCATCGGCATTACACGTCTTCACATCGAGGAAGATGCTGGTAAGCTTACGCACAGTGGCGACGGCTACTCCTTAGTCGACTACAACCGTCAAGGTACACCACTTGTTGAGATTGTATCTGAGCCAGATATTCGCACGCCGAAAGAAGCGTATGCGTATCTTGAGAAGCTGAAGAATATTATTCAATATACAGGCGTATCTGATGTGAAGATGGAGGAAGGTTCCCTTCGTGCCGATGCCAACATCTCAATTCGTCCATACGGCCAAGACGAGTTTGGTACAAAGACGGAGCTTAAGAACTTAAACTCCTTCTCCTACGTCCAAAAGGGTCTTGAATTTGAAGAGAAGCGTCAGCAAGAAGTGCTTCAAAAAGGTGGAGAAATTCTTCAGGAAACACGTCGTTACGACGAGCAGAAGAAAGAAACGGTTCTTATGCGTGTGAAGGAAGGTTCTGATGATTACCGTTACTTCCCAGAACCAGACCTTGTGCCACTCTTTGTCTCTGATGAGTGGAAAGAGCGCGTTCGCGCTGAAATTCCTGAGCTTCCAGATGCACGTAAAGCCCGTTACATTAACGAGCTGAACTTGCCTGAGTACGATGCAATGGTCTTAACGAACAACGTACACCTTTCCGACTTCTTTGAAGGAACGATTGCCAAAGGTGGCGACGTGAAACAAGCATCCAACTGGTTGATGGGTGAAATCTCTGCGTACATGAACAAAAACTACAAAGAGCTATCAGAGTTAGCCATTACTCCAGAAGGATTGGCGAAAATGATTAAGCTTATCGAAGACGGCACCATTTCATCTAAGATTGCGAAGAAAGTTGCAACAGAGATGATTGAAAACGGTGGCGACCCTCAACAAATCGTTAAAGACAAAGGCCTTGTTCAAATCTCTGACGAAGGACAACTTCGTGAGATTATCGGCGGCGTACTTGATGAGAACCAACAGTCCATTGAAGACTACAAAGCTGGTAAAGACCGTGCCTTTAAGTTCCTAGTTGGTCAGACAATGAAAGCGACGAAAGGGCAAGCAAACCCACAAGTTGTGAACAAGATTATCACAGAAGAACTAGAAAAACGTTAA
- the gatA gene encoding Asp-tRNA(Asn)/Glu-tRNA(Gln) amidotransferase subunit GatA — protein sequence MSLFDHKLKDLQEMLHNKEISVNDLLSEAYNRIEEIDGEVQAFLTLNEEAARNKAKELDELRGTKEGRGLLFGMPIGVKDNIVTKGLRTTAASQILDNLNDPLYDATVVQKLDSAESVTVGKLNMDEFAMGSSNENSSYKATRNPWNTDYVPGGSSGGSAAAVAAGEVPFSLGSDTGGSIRQPAAYCGVVGLKPTYGRVSRFGLIAFASSLDQIGPITRNVEDNAYILETIAGQDQMDSTSANVEVPSYTAALTGDVKGMKIAVPKEYLAEGVAQEVKDAIYQALKVYEDLGATWEEVTLPHSKYALSTYYLLSSSEASANLARFDGVRYGRRSEKAENMADMFTLSRSEGFGDEVKRRIMLGTFALSSGYYDAYYKKAQQARTLIKEDFDKVLADYDVIVGPTTPTPAFKVGENTEDPMTMYANDILTIPVNLAGVPGISLPCGFSSEGLPIGLQIIGKHFDEATVYRAAHAFEQATDHHTHKPSLGGAK from the coding sequence ATGTCTTTGTTTGACCACAAGCTGAAAGATTTGCAAGAGATGCTACATAACAAAGAGATTAGCGTAAACGACTTGCTTAGCGAAGCTTACAACCGTATTGAAGAAATTGATGGAGAAGTGCAAGCCTTCCTTACGTTAAATGAAGAAGCAGCACGCAACAAAGCGAAGGAGCTTGACGAACTTCGTGGCACGAAAGAAGGCCGTGGTCTTCTATTTGGTATGCCAATTGGCGTGAAAGATAATATCGTGACGAAAGGCCTTCGTACTACAGCGGCGAGCCAAATTCTCGATAACTTGAATGACCCACTTTACGATGCAACCGTTGTCCAGAAGTTAGATAGCGCTGAATCCGTAACTGTCGGTAAATTAAACATGGACGAATTTGCAATGGGTTCTTCTAACGAGAACTCAAGCTACAAAGCAACTCGTAACCCATGGAATACAGATTATGTACCAGGTGGCTCTTCCGGTGGTTCTGCAGCAGCAGTAGCAGCTGGCGAAGTTCCATTCTCCCTAGGTTCCGATACAGGTGGTTCCATCCGTCAACCAGCAGCTTACTGTGGCGTTGTTGGGTTAAAACCAACCTACGGCCGCGTATCTCGTTTCGGTCTGATTGCCTTTGCGTCTTCTCTTGACCAAATTGGCCCAATCACACGTAACGTAGAAGACAATGCATACATCCTAGAAACGATTGCAGGTCAAGACCAAATGGACTCTACATCTGCGAACGTTGAGGTACCTAGCTACACAGCAGCACTAACAGGTGATGTGAAAGGCATGAAGATTGCCGTACCTAAAGAATACCTAGCTGAAGGTGTTGCACAAGAAGTTAAAGATGCGATCTATCAAGCGCTTAAAGTATATGAAGACTTAGGTGCAACTTGGGAAGAAGTTACGCTTCCACACTCTAAGTATGCGCTATCCACTTACTACCTATTGTCTTCTTCAGAAGCATCTGCGAACTTAGCACGCTTCGATGGCGTACGCTATGGACGTCGCTCTGAGAAGGCTGAAAACATGGCAGATATGTTCACGCTATCCCGTAGTGAAGGCTTTGGTGATGAAGTGAAACGCCGAATCATGCTTGGTACATTCGCACTTAGCTCTGGTTACTACGATGCGTACTACAAGAAAGCACAGCAAGCTCGTACGCTTATTAAAGAAGACTTCGACAAAGTATTGGCAGACTATGACGTCATCGTTGGACCAACAACACCAACGCCAGCGTTCAAAGTCGGCGAGAACACAGAAGACCCAATGACGATGTATGCGAACGATATCCTAACAATCCCTGTAAACTTAGCAGGCGTACCAGGAATCTCCTTACCTTGTGGTTTCTCTTCTGAAGGGTTACCAATCGGTCTTCAAATCATTGGTAAACACTTTGATGAAGCTACGGTTTATCGTGCTGCACATGCATTTGAACAAGCAACCGACCATCATACACATAAGCCATCCTTGGGAGGTGCGAAATAA
- the gatC gene encoding Asp-tRNA(Asn)/Glu-tRNA(Gln) amidotransferase subunit GatC, with the protein MSRISEEQVKHVAQLARLHVTEEEAQMFTKQLDDIISFAEQLNELDTEGVKPTTHVLDLKNVMRKDEPKKWITQEEALKNAPEQKDGQFKVPSILE; encoded by the coding sequence ATGTCACGTATTAGTGAAGAACAAGTAAAGCACGTTGCCCAATTAGCACGATTGCACGTTACAGAAGAAGAAGCACAGATGTTCACAAAGCAGCTAGATGACATTATCTCGTTTGCCGAGCAGCTAAACGAATTAGATACAGAAGGCGTTAAGCCAACTACACACGTTCTAGATTTGAAGAATGTGATGCGCAAAGACGAACCGAAGAAGTGGATCACACAAGAAGAAGCACTAAAGAACGCACCAGAACAAAAAGATGGTCAATTCAAAGTACCATCGATCTTAGAATAG
- the putP gene encoding sodium/proline symporter PutP → MSTPTLITFIIYLIGMLFIGFAAYRLTSNLSDYVLGGRRLGPGVAALSAGASDMSGWLLLGLPGAIYASGMSEAWIGVGLAVGAYLNWQFVARRLRTYTEVANDSITVPDFLENRFRDTSRILRVISAFVILIFFTFYTSSGMVAGAKLFQSSFGLGYQQALWIGAAVIISYTFLGGFLAVSWTDFVQGILMFAALIIVPIVAVNQIGGWNETVNIVGEINPSHLQMVEGVTIMAIISSLAWGLGYFGQPHIITRFMALRSPKDVPKARFIGITWMVLGLYGAIFTGFVGLAYVSDVGNSAGLTEFGVQLINEGGVQMLADSEKIFIAFSQVLFHPIVAGILLAAILSAIMSTIDSQLLVSSSAVAEDFYKAILRKNASEKELVWVGRFAVAAIALIAIALAYNPESTVLELVSYAWAGFGSAFGPIIILSLFWKRLTRNGAIAGILTGTIVVIVWGGILKADMASIFGLYEMIPGFLLCALAAIVVSLFDKEPSKEIQEEFTRATTENL, encoded by the coding sequence ATGAGTACTCCCACGTTAATTACGTTTATCATTTATTTAATTGGAATGCTTTTCATAGGTTTTGCGGCCTATCGTTTAACAAGTAACTTGTCAGACTATGTATTAGGTGGTCGCCGCCTAGGGCCTGGAGTAGCGGCCTTGAGCGCGGGTGCATCTGATATGAGTGGATGGCTCTTACTCGGACTGCCGGGGGCTATTTATGCAAGCGGAATGTCTGAGGCTTGGATTGGTGTAGGTCTTGCTGTAGGTGCTTACTTAAACTGGCAATTTGTTGCACGTCGTCTTCGTACGTACACAGAGGTTGCCAATGACTCCATTACCGTTCCGGACTTCTTAGAGAATCGCTTCCGTGACACATCACGTATTCTACGTGTCATTTCCGCTTTCGTTATTCTCATTTTCTTCACCTTCTATACTTCCTCAGGTATGGTAGCCGGTGCGAAATTATTCCAATCATCCTTTGGTCTAGGGTATCAACAAGCCCTATGGATCGGCGCAGCCGTTATTATCTCTTATACATTCCTTGGAGGGTTCTTAGCGGTAAGCTGGACAGACTTCGTACAAGGAATCTTGATGTTTGCTGCCTTAATTATCGTACCAATTGTAGCGGTTAATCAAATCGGCGGTTGGAACGAGACGGTGAACATCGTTGGTGAAATTAATCCTTCTCACCTACAAATGGTTGAAGGTGTAACGATTATGGCTATTATTTCATCCCTTGCTTGGGGACTTGGCTACTTCGGTCAGCCACACATCATTACGCGTTTTATGGCACTACGTTCACCTAAGGACGTTCCGAAAGCGCGCTTTATCGGAATTACATGGATGGTTCTTGGTCTTTACGGGGCTATCTTCACAGGTTTTGTAGGACTAGCTTATGTAAGTGATGTAGGAAACTCAGCTGGGCTAACAGAATTCGGCGTACAATTGATCAATGAGGGCGGCGTTCAAATGCTAGCTGACTCTGAGAAGATCTTTATCGCCTTTTCACAAGTTCTGTTCCACCCAATTGTAGCGGGTATTCTACTAGCTGCAATCCTTTCTGCAATCATGAGTACGATTGACTCTCAACTTCTTGTATCCTCCTCCGCAGTAGCAGAGGACTTCTACAAAGCGATTCTTCGTAAGAACGCTTCTGAGAAAGAGCTTGTATGGGTTGGTCGTTTCGCTGTAGCTGCAATTGCACTTATTGCCATTGCACTCGCTTACAATCCAGAAAGCACGGTTCTTGAGCTAGTAAGTTATGCTTGGGCTGGATTCGGTTCTGCATTTGGTCCAATTATTATCTTGAGTCTATTCTGGAAGCGTCTGACACGTAACGGTGCGATTGCAGGTATTCTAACAGGTACAATTGTCGTAATCGTATGGGGCGGAATCTTAAAAGCAGATATGGCTTCCATCTTCGGACTTTATGAAATGATTCCTGGATTCCTTCTTTGTGCATTGGCTGCGATTGTCGTCAGCTTGTTCGATAAAGAACCATCTAAGGAAATCCAAGAAGAATTCACACGCGCAACAACAGAAAATCTATAA
- a CDS encoding alpha/beta fold hydrolase gives MILLFITIGIIIGSIVLDYGRFLASRKRVIASLPTIHTSYGEVSYIDIGPREGPVILFSTGGGAGIDYAYSFDWLLKEGFRIVAVNRPGYYGLPVDVAASIKEHADLYNEVVQTLGIEEVHVFGVSMGGLSALYYAERYPVKSMVLWSAVTGDYHPNEEALHSPLGKLMMTDKGKNLLSWAMVRSAQLFPKATVRQFVQAEADMSKQKTNEIAGAVTRDPAERRRLIQFVQSLTPMSALYDGMMDELEKSASPAPINWEALTMPVFAVHSTIDRDVGIEHFERVQQHVTHGEFLSVKAGGHFVWWGEEGKEVIQRTVKFLKENEL, from the coding sequence ATGATACTGCTATTCATTACGATTGGAATCATAATTGGAAGTATAGTCCTTGATTACGGGAGATTTTTGGCCAGTAGGAAGCGGGTCATTGCCTCCTTGCCGACCATCCATACGTCTTATGGCGAAGTGAGCTATATCGATATCGGGCCGAGAGAAGGTCCTGTTATTCTATTCTCGACAGGTGGAGGGGCTGGGATTGACTATGCGTATTCGTTTGATTGGCTACTCAAGGAAGGGTTTCGCATTGTAGCCGTCAATCGTCCGGGGTATTACGGGCTACCTGTCGACGTTGCAGCTTCAATCAAGGAGCATGCAGACCTCTACAATGAAGTTGTACAAACTCTAGGAATTGAAGAGGTTCATGTATTTGGTGTGTCGATGGGGGGATTATCGGCTTTATACTATGCAGAAAGGTACCCCGTGAAGTCGATGGTATTATGGAGTGCTGTGACCGGGGACTATCACCCGAACGAAGAAGCCCTTCACTCACCATTAGGTAAACTCATGATGACGGACAAAGGGAAGAACCTCCTTTCGTGGGCAATGGTTCGTTCCGCTCAACTGTTTCCTAAAGCAACGGTACGACAATTCGTACAGGCAGAAGCGGATATGTCCAAGCAAAAAACGAACGAGATTGCGGGTGCAGTCACTAGAGATCCTGCTGAAAGAAGAAGACTCATCCAGTTTGTTCAGTCACTCACCCCCATGAGCGCTCTTTATGACGGAATGATGGATGAGCTAGAGAAATCTGCGTCTCCCGCCCCTATCAATTGGGAAGCGCTCACGATGCCTGTCTTTGCCGTTCACTCAACAATCGACCGTGATGTAGGTATTGAGCACTTCGAGCGTGTGCAGCAACATGTAACACACGGAGAATTCCTTTCTGTGAAAGCAGGTGGTCACTTTGTATGGTGGGGAGAAGAAGGAAAAGAAGTTATTCAGAGAACGGTGAAATTCCTCAAAGAAAACGAATTGTAG
- a CDS encoding TetR/AcrR family transcriptional regulator → MPQVKKEAVRNRILEVAKEELGAGGYRAMSMRTVASNSGISTSNLYTYFSNKEALLDTLVGEVYRKTLDLEDANLEWPASLDISEFDQYLQRMTTQLLAYLDTNHDELVLLLTKVQGSPFEGFKERFVAHYLDYERHAVNHYRTISSLPSEELIMGICHLYVNLCEVYLLHGHNHQWMKEKTAELNTFIVGGLKESMKKAD, encoded by the coding sequence ATGCCTCAAGTGAAAAAAGAAGCCGTGCGGAATCGCATTCTAGAAGTTGCGAAAGAAGAACTAGGAGCAGGAGGCTATAGAGCCATGTCTATGCGGACTGTCGCCTCTAATAGTGGGATCTCAACGAGTAATCTCTACACATATTTCTCAAACAAAGAAGCGCTACTCGATACACTCGTTGGAGAAGTTTACAGAAAGACGCTTGATCTTGAAGATGCCAATCTCGAATGGCCTGCTTCTTTAGACATAAGCGAGTTTGACCAGTATCTACAGCGAATGACTACACAGCTTCTCGCATACCTTGATACGAACCACGATGAGCTTGTTCTGTTGCTGACCAAAGTTCAAGGTAGCCCATTTGAAGGCTTTAAGGAGCGCTTTGTTGCACATTACCTCGATTATGAGCGTCATGCGGTGAACCACTACCGGACAATCTCCTCTTTACCAAGCGAGGAACTCATCATGGGCATCTGTCACCTTTATGTAAACCTGTGTGAGGTGTACCTATTACACGGACACAATCATCAATGGATGAAAGAAAAGACTGCTGAGCTTAATACGTTCATAGTAGGTGGATTAAAAGAATCTATGAAGAAAGCAGACTAA
- a CDS encoding bifunctional cystathionine gamma-lyase/homocysteine desulfhydrase, with translation MRRKTKLIHGGITGDEQTGAVSVPIYQVSTYKQDGVGQHKGYEYSRTGNPTRHALEELIKDLEGGYAGFAFGSGMAAITSIMMMYKSGDHIILTDDVYGGTYRLMANVLDRFNLDVTFVDTSDLDQVKAAVQPNTKAIYVETPTNPLLKITNIAEVSAFAKEKGLHTIVDNTFSTPYWQNPIEHGADLVLHSATKYLGGHSDVVAGLVVVNSEELAKDLHFVQNSSGAILGPQDSWLLMRGIKTLGVRMEEIEANTKEFVRFLEEHEEVSSIYYPGLERHVGHDVHNKQAHGYGGMVSFDVGSKENAEKLLENLRYFTLAESLGAVESLISVPAMMTHASIPKERRAELGITDGLVRVSIGLEDIEDLKEDFVLALR, from the coding sequence ATGAGACGCAAAACAAAATTGATCCACGGTGGCATTACAGGAGATGAACAGACAGGGGCAGTATCCGTTCCTATCTATCAAGTAAGCACATATAAGCAGGACGGCGTTGGCCAGCATAAAGGCTACGAGTATTCTCGTACAGGAAACCCAACTCGCCATGCACTTGAAGAACTTATTAAAGACTTGGAAGGTGGGTATGCTGGATTTGCGTTCGGGTCCGGGATGGCTGCGATTACTTCCATCATGATGATGTATAAAAGTGGCGACCATATCATTCTGACTGATGATGTGTACGGTGGGACTTACCGCCTCATGGCGAACGTTCTCGACCGTTTCAATTTAGACGTTACATTCGTAGATACATCAGATCTCGACCAAGTTAAGGCAGCGGTTCAGCCTAATACGAAGGCTATATACGTCGAGACGCCAACGAACCCGCTGTTGAAGATCACGAACATCGCTGAAGTATCCGCCTTTGCGAAGGAAAAAGGGTTGCACACAATTGTAGACAATACGTTCTCAACCCCATACTGGCAAAATCCGATTGAGCATGGCGCAGACCTTGTGTTGCATAGCGCGACGAAGTATCTAGGTGGCCATAGCGACGTCGTGGCGGGGCTTGTTGTCGTAAATTCAGAAGAGCTCGCGAAAGACCTTCACTTTGTCCAGAACTCTAGCGGAGCCATCCTTGGACCGCAAGATTCGTGGTTATTGATGCGTGGGATTAAGACGCTAGGTGTACGTATGGAGGAAATTGAAGCGAACACGAAAGAGTTTGTGAGATTCCTAGAAGAGCACGAAGAAGTTAGCTCCATTTACTACCCTGGACTCGAGCGTCATGTGGGACACGACGTTCACAACAAGCAAGCACACGGATATGGTGGGATGGTTTCCTTCGACGTTGGAAGTAAGGAGAACGCCGAGAAGTTGCTTGAGAACTTACGTTACTTCACACTAGCGGAGAGCTTGGGTGCTGTTGAAAGCTTGATCTCCGTTCCGGCCATGATGACTCACGCGTCGATTCCGAAAGAACGCCGTGCAGAGCTTGGGATTACGGACGGACTCGTGCGCGTTTCTATCGGACTTGAAGACATTGAAGATTTGAAAGAAGATTTTGTGCTGGCTCTACGATAA
- a CDS encoding PLP-dependent cysteine synthase family protein translates to MNYTTHVHELIGNTPLIQLNHAPLPEGVRLFAKLEYFNPGGSIKDRLGLKLLSHALETNQLSEGGTIIEPTAGNTGIGLALAAIGKGFRVIFVVPEKFSQEKQSLMKALGAEIVHTPTSEGMKGAIQKATELCKEIPNSYCPQQFQNEANPLAYYETLGPELYKALDGEIHTFVAGGGTGGTFMGTARYLKEQNPAIKTVIVEPEGSILNGGPAGSHRTEGIGMEFIPSYMDTSYFDAIHTITDRDAFQAAKELAVNEGLLVASSSGAAYAAALNEARCSKPGTNIVTIFPDSSERYLSQGFYEE, encoded by the coding sequence ATGAACTACACCACGCACGTTCATGAATTGATTGGGAATACCCCGTTAATCCAGCTCAACCACGCTCCCTTACCAGAGGGAGTGCGGTTGTTTGCTAAATTGGAGTATTTCAATCCAGGTGGCAGCATTAAAGACCGCCTAGGATTGAAACTACTGTCCCATGCTTTGGAAACGAACCAGTTGTCTGAAGGCGGGACAATCATTGAACCGACTGCCGGCAATACCGGTATCGGACTAGCCCTTGCCGCCATTGGGAAGGGATTTCGTGTCATCTTCGTCGTCCCTGAGAAGTTCAGTCAAGAAAAGCAGTCACTCATGAAGGCGCTTGGTGCAGAGATTGTGCATACGCCAACGAGTGAAGGGATGAAGGGCGCAATCCAAAAGGCAACGGAGCTTTGCAAGGAAATCCCCAACAGCTACTGTCCTCAACAGTTTCAAAACGAAGCGAATCCTCTCGCATACTACGAGACCCTCGGCCCTGAACTTTATAAAGCTTTAGATGGCGAGATTCATACGTTTGTAGCAGGAGGCGGTACAGGTGGCACGTTCATGGGGACCGCGCGCTATTTGAAAGAGCAGAATCCTGCCATTAAGACGGTTATCGTAGAACCAGAAGGGTCAATCTTGAACGGAGGGCCTGCTGGGTCACACCGGACGGAGGGGATAGGGATGGAGTTTATTCCCTCCTACATGGATACGTCATACTTTGATGCCATTCATACGATTACCGACCGGGATGCCTTCCAAGCTGCGAAGGAACTTGCTGTCAACGAAGGATTGCTCGTAGCGAGCTCTTCAGGCGCAGCGTATGCGGCTGCGCTGAATGAGGCCCGCTGTTCCAAGCCAGGTACAAACATCGTTACTATATTTCCAGACAGCAGTGAACGTTATTTAAGCCAAGGATTTTATGAGGAGTGA
- a CDS encoding S-ribosylhomocysteine lyase: MPQMNVESFNLDHTKVAAPYVRLVGVIEGQLGDKIYKYDLRIKQPNIEHMDMPALHSLEHLMAENSRNHHDRVVDVGPMGCQTGFYISVLNDDSYENMLEVIDKTLHDVLNATEVPACNEVQCGYARSHSLEGAQQLAKELLDKRDEWTVVFGDE, from the coding sequence ATGCCACAAATGAACGTTGAAAGCTTTAACTTAGACCACACGAAAGTAGCCGCACCGTATGTCCGTCTTGTTGGCGTTATTGAAGGGCAGCTAGGGGATAAGATTTACAAATACGACCTGCGCATCAAGCAGCCGAATATCGAGCACATGGATATGCCAGCTCTTCATTCCCTTGAGCACCTAATGGCGGAGAATAGTCGTAACCACCATGATCGTGTCGTGGATGTTGGACCAATGGGTTGCCAAACGGGCTTCTACATTTCTGTACTCAACGATGATAGCTACGAGAATATGCTAGAAGTGATTGATAAGACGCTACACGATGTGCTGAACGCGACGGAGGTTCCAGCGTGCAACGAAGTACAGTGTGGATACGCCCGCAGCCACAGTCTTGAAGGAGCACAGCAATTAGCGAAAGAACTACTAGACAAACGCGATGAATGGACCGTTGTGTTTGGCGACGAATAG
- a CDS encoding class I SAM-dependent DNA methyltransferase: MGREFIDMFDDWASTYDQTVSGEDLEYKEVFQGYDEILQSVVSYTKGDNVIEFGVGTGNLTKRLVNHGFNVYGVEPSLEMLKIAQVKVPDARIQEGDFLQFTSPVEQVDSIVSSYAFHHLTDEEKEHAIRNYSKLLASGGRIVFADTSFETKDAKRQSIETAIASYRHHLADDLSSEYYSDIPTLRNICENNEFDVIFRRKNQYVWLMIATKR, encoded by the coding sequence ATGGGTAGGGAATTTATCGATATGTTCGATGACTGGGCTTCAACGTATGATCAGACGGTGTCCGGTGAGGATCTTGAATATAAAGAAGTGTTTCAGGGGTACGATGAAATCTTGCAAAGCGTTGTGTCTTATACGAAGGGGGATAACGTAATTGAATTTGGCGTAGGGACAGGGAATTTAACGAAGCGCCTTGTGAATCATGGTTTCAATGTGTACGGGGTTGAACCGTCCCTTGAGATGCTAAAGATTGCGCAGGTGAAAGTACCAGATGCGCGTATACAGGAAGGTGACTTTCTTCAATTTACTTCTCCAGTGGAACAGGTGGATTCCATCGTCAGCTCGTATGCGTTCCACCACTTGACTGATGAGGAGAAGGAACATGCGATTCGGAACTACAGCAAGCTTCTCGCATCAGGGGGACGCATCGTATTTGCGGATACGTCATTTGAAACGAAAGATGCTAAGCGTCAGAGCATTGAGACGGCGATTGCATCGTATCGACATCATCTGGCGGATGACCTTTCGAGCGAATATTATTCAGATATTCCCACTCTTCGGAATATTTGTGAAAATAATGAATTTGATGTAATCTTTAGGCGAAAGAACCAATACGTTTGGTTGATGATTGCGACCAAACGATAA